In a genomic window of Flammeovirga agarivorans:
- a CDS encoding glycoside hydrolase family 13 protein — MKLLKTGVALLSAVLMASTVSVADHEVNLPEKTSVVKKAKKPVVDLVEPAFWWAGMKSSTVMLTVHGENIAAAKATIEGEGISIKAVNSLDNPNYVFIDLDIKDAKAGSYPITFTEGKKKTVYNFELKARNSETKAQGLNQSDVMYLIMPDRFVNGNPDNDSQESLVQKADRSDRGGRHGGDIAGVTSKLDYLNDLGVTTVWLTPFLENNQPGWSYHGYAITDFYHADARHGSNAEYKNMVTQAHSKDMKVVMDLVFNHIGNGHLWMKDLPSEDWIHQWEEFTKTNYKGEALSDPNASDYDKKIMSNGWFDGHMPDLNQDNPYLAKYLMQASVWWIEYAGIDGIRMDTYPYNKKEMMSEWVSYVLNEYPDFYIVGETWLPGATWESYWKAGGKNNDGFVTTLKSISDFPVWDAVNRTWRNDWSITEIYKTLTEDFLYDDASQNKIFLDNHDVDRAFGVFKKDVENMKLATAFLLTTRGIPQIFYGTEILMSKGGDHGDLREDFPGGWEGDKRDAFTEAGRSEEENDYFNYMRTILQWRRSSDAIENGKLKHWVPFNEVYAYARYSDKQTVFVVLNNNKEDQTFDVKRFEEVLKGKTSGKDIISGKTITFDGKMTIPAKTAYIIELK, encoded by the coding sequence ATGAAATTATTAAAAACAGGTGTGGCTTTGTTATCTGCCGTTTTGATGGCTTCTACAGTCTCTGTTGCAGATCATGAAGTAAACCTACCCGAGAAAACCTCTGTCGTTAAAAAAGCAAAGAAACCCGTTGTAGATCTAGTAGAACCCGCATTCTGGTGGGCTGGAATGAAATCAAGCACTGTAATGTTAACTGTTCATGGTGAAAACATTGCAGCAGCAAAAGCAACAATCGAAGGTGAGGGAATCAGTATTAAAGCTGTAAATTCTCTGGATAACCCTAATTATGTATTTATTGATTTAGATATCAAAGATGCTAAAGCAGGTTCTTACCCAATAACATTTACTGAAGGAAAAAAGAAAACGGTTTACAATTTCGAGTTAAAGGCAAGAAATTCAGAAACAAAAGCTCAAGGGCTTAACCAGTCTGATGTGATGTATTTGATTATGCCCGATCGATTTGTAAATGGAAACCCAGATAATGACTCTCAAGAATCATTAGTTCAAAAAGCAGATAGAAGTGATCGCGGTGGAAGACATGGTGGCGATATCGCTGGTGTTACTTCTAAGTTAGATTACCTAAATGACTTGGGTGTGACAACAGTATGGTTAACTCCATTCTTGGAGAATAATCAACCGGGTTGGTCATACCATGGGTACGCAATCACAGACTTCTACCATGCAGATGCACGCCATGGTTCAAATGCAGAGTACAAAAACATGGTTACTCAAGCCCACTCTAAAGACATGAAAGTAGTGATGGACTTGGTATTTAACCATATTGGTAACGGTCACCTTTGGATGAAAGATCTTCCATCAGAAGACTGGATTCACCAATGGGAAGAGTTCACGAAAACAAACTATAAAGGAGAGGCTTTATCAGATCCTAATGCATCTGATTATGACAAAAAGATCATGTCTAATGGTTGGTTTGATGGTCATATGCCTGACTTAAATCAAGATAATCCATACTTAGCTAAATACTTAATGCAAGCTTCTGTATGGTGGATTGAGTATGCAGGTATTGATGGTATTCGTATGGATACTTACCCATACAATAAGAAGGAAATGATGTCTGAATGGGTTTCATATGTATTGAATGAATACCCTGACTTTTATATCGTTGGTGAAACTTGGTTACCAGGTGCAACTTGGGAATCTTATTGGAAAGCCGGTGGTAAAAATAACGACGGTTTCGTTACTACATTAAAGTCAATTTCTGATTTTCCTGTATGGGACGCCGTTAATAGAACTTGGAGAAATGATTGGAGTATCACAGAAATCTACAAAACTTTGACAGAAGATTTCTTATATGATGATGCAAGCCAAAACAAAATTTTCTTAGATAATCATGATGTAGATAGAGCATTTGGTGTTTTCAAAAAAGATGTAGAAAACATGAAATTAGCTACAGCATTTTTATTAACTACAAGAGGTATTCCTCAAATTTTCTATGGTACAGAAATCCTAATGTCAAAAGGTGGAGACCATGGTGATTTAAGAGAAGATTTTCCAGGAGGATGGGAAGGTGACAAAAGAGATGCCTTTACTGAAGCAGGAAGATCGGAAGAAGAAAATGACTATTTCAACTATATGAGAACAATCCTACAGTGGAGAAGAAGTTCTGATGCAATTGAAAATGGTAAATTAAAGCATTGGGTGCCTTTTAATGAGGTTTATGCTTATGCTCGTTACTCGGACAAGCAAACTGTTTTTGTAGTCTTGAATAACAATAAAGAAGACCAGACATTTGATGTAAAACGCTTCGAAGAAGTTTTAAAAGGAAAGACTTCTGGTAAAGATATTATTTCAGGAAAAACAATCACTTTTGATGGTAAGATGACTATCCCTGCTAAGACAGCATATATTATCGAACTGAAATAA
- a CDS encoding GIN domain-containing protein, protein MKQILLILSLAVLFSCNNESSNEAPKYHKIRIQNANVVIQYGDSFDYELTNADPNLQVSYFDKVMQVSGSNSGETDIIISLPDLDSVGIASRGKLSFSEGFTSSAPSLFISGIDDTNIYAESEFNIDTLYLDISSSSQLSFHQLNAEKLAIDVTSNGNANIEGMATYQQIRAFNGGHFNMQASEEGWKVGNPVIGNTVYAYVGSGGTAWVQATDYLESTNGNVYYKGEPKEIKGIVENKEE, encoded by the coding sequence ATGAAACAAATTTTACTAATATTATCCCTGGCGGTATTGTTTTCTTGTAACAATGAAAGCAGTAATGAAGCTCCAAAATATCATAAAATAAGAATACAGAACGCCAATGTTGTTATCCAATATGGTGATTCTTTTGATTACGAATTGACTAATGCAGACCCTAATTTACAAGTGTCTTATTTTGATAAAGTAATGCAAGTAAGCGGATCTAATAGTGGCGAAACGGATATTATCATATCGCTACCAGATTTAGATTCGGTAGGTATTGCAAGTAGAGGTAAATTGTCTTTTTCGGAAGGTTTTACTTCTTCAGCTCCATCACTTTTTATTTCTGGTATTGATGATACAAATATTTACGCCGAAAGTGAATTCAACATTGATACCTTATACTTGGATATCAGTAGTAGTAGCCAATTATCATTTCATCAACTAAATGCAGAAAAATTAGCGATTGATGTAACAAGTAATGGTAATGCTAATATTGAAGGAATGGCCACTTACCAACAAATAAGAGCTTTCAATGGAGGGCACTTCAATATGCAAGCTTCTGAAGAAGGTTGGAAGGTCGGAAATCCTGTAATTGGTAATACAGTTTATGCTTATGTTGGAAGTGGTGGTACCGCATGGGTACAAGCTACAGACTACTTGGAGTCAACAAACGGAAATGTTTATTATAAAGGAGAACCAAAAGAAATAAAAGGTATTGTAGAAAACAAAGAAGAGTAA
- a CDS encoding helix-turn-helix transcriptional regulator, producing the protein MTTNQQKLHHLLEFWNNIFQGKINDQRISFDNHLGKGFLQGYLFSEEMYALEFDFQLIEEIKGDGTTLVDDKGYINFLFGLTKPNSNQFITLNFSEFVELKGVILSNDDKQKMKWFHPAHIPVKALLVKIHPDAFYKLVSLSPPLKEKLEQEQTFHLFDHLDNLMLGTLIRAFEVNDPFYRNELIHNCVQYLITLSLARFSKQAEKKQDSSLNMQSLFKARQIIIEQKGSNININDLAKECGMSVSRLRLLFKTFFKQPIYKFQQEVRLEEAKRLLNDHSKTMSMIAMDLGFSNSSHFTSVFKKYFGITPKEYKKTKTPQ; encoded by the coding sequence ATGACGACAAATCAACAAAAGCTTCATCATTTACTTGAGTTTTGGAACAATATTTTTCAAGGCAAGATAAACGACCAACGTATTAGTTTTGATAATCACTTAGGAAAAGGTTTTCTGCAAGGATATCTATTCTCTGAAGAAATGTATGCTCTAGAATTTGATTTTCAACTAATAGAAGAAATAAAAGGAGACGGTACTACCTTAGTGGATGACAAAGGTTATATCAACTTTCTATTTGGTTTAACTAAGCCTAATTCTAACCAATTCATCACTTTAAACTTTTCTGAGTTTGTTGAATTAAAAGGTGTGATTTTAAGTAATGATGATAAACAAAAAATGAAATGGTTTCATCCGGCTCATATTCCTGTTAAAGCATTATTAGTAAAAATACATCCAGATGCCTTTTATAAACTTGTATCATTATCTCCTCCTCTAAAAGAAAAGCTAGAACAAGAGCAAACTTTCCATCTCTTTGACCATCTAGACAACCTGATGCTAGGAACACTTATTCGTGCTTTTGAGGTAAACGATCCTTTTTATAGAAATGAGTTAATCCATAATTGCGTTCAATATTTAATCACTTTGTCCTTGGCTCGTTTTTCTAAACAAGCAGAAAAAAAACAGGACTCCTCATTAAATATGCAAAGTCTATTTAAAGCGAGACAGATTATAATAGAGCAAAAAGGGAGTAATATCAACATCAATGATTTGGCGAAAGAATGTGGAATGAGTGTAAGCAGACTACGCTTATTATTTAAAACATTCTTTAAACAACCTATTTATAAATTTCAACAGGAAGTACGCTTGGAAGAAGCCAAACGGCTACTTAATGACCATTCCAAAACAATGTCCATGATTGCTATGGACCTAGGGTTTTCCAACTCCAGTCACTTTACTTCGGTATTTAAAAAGTACTTTGGGATCACACCAAAAGAGTATAAGAAAACAAAAACACCACAATAA
- a CDS encoding NUDIX hydrolase, with protein MKYTQGIVDNWQSKLKEQLDDQLPGRFAHDFMSSTQRQQITPQKIPEGARKAAVLILMKEDGNTWKFPLIQRPSYDGVHSGQMAFPGGKYDDTDEDMIYTALRECEEEIGIKVERSAVLGTLSDIYIPPSNMHVVPVVAKYDERFEYDIDTFEVAKVVETTLSQLQDPANHKEYTFKMSNGLMYKTPSFDVNGHTVWGATAMILSELMMVVERLF; from the coding sequence ATGAAATATACACAAGGCATAGTAGATAACTGGCAATCAAAATTAAAGGAACAATTAGACGATCAATTACCCGGTAGGTTCGCTCATGATTTTATGTCTTCTACACAAAGACAACAAATCACACCACAAAAAATACCAGAAGGGGCAAGAAAAGCTGCTGTTTTAATTCTTATGAAAGAAGATGGAAATACTTGGAAGTTTCCCCTTATCCAAAGACCATCTTATGATGGAGTGCATAGTGGACAAATGGCTTTTCCCGGAGGAAAATATGACGACACTGATGAAGATATGATTTATACTGCCTTAAGAGAGTGTGAAGAAGAAATTGGTATTAAGGTAGAAAGATCAGCCGTATTAGGTACGTTATCAGATATCTATATACCACCTTCGAACATGCATGTAGTACCAGTAGTAGCGAAATACGATGAACGTTTTGAGTACGATATTGATACTTTTGAAGTAGCTAAAGTCGTAGAAACTACATTAAGTCAATTGCAAGATCCTGCCAACCACAAAGAGTATACTTTCAAGATGAGTAATGGTTTAATGTATAAAACCCCTTCTTTTGATGTAAACGGTCATACTGTTTGGGGAGCTACTGCGATGATATTAAGCGAGTTAATGATGGTTGTAGAACGCCTTTTTTAA
- a CDS encoding AraC family transcriptional regulator, whose protein sequence is MQNNLLNQSLRFWKLLFQGNIEGNTMRFNNNIGKGIVHAYHISDELEMLLFDYTLRKGIEFKFDTFDDKEVLEYVPILFGEPVDNKLMINEEDGSVDKININSIGAFCSNSYRSLGLDYTENMGKPLRFISIRLRNDVFQKYISKSENIRSLFNSEKEYFIYEEFDSSMKETFNRLYEISEDSDYALDHFEVYAKFLVTSFFTKVNDRKTISKSNKYTYHLDPVYKAKEILKDKANTKITIDELSKECGLSGSRLRALFKETFGITIHQFQQDERLETSRKMLLEGNMTIMMIAMELGFSSASHFTMAFKKRFNITPKEFQKKEYASKLSA, encoded by the coding sequence ATGCAAAATAATCTATTAAATCAATCCCTACGTTTTTGGAAATTATTATTTCAAGGAAATATTGAAGGCAATACAATGAGATTTAATAATAACATTGGAAAAGGTATCGTACATGCTTACCATATTTCTGATGAGTTAGAAATGTTATTATTTGATTATACATTAAGAAAAGGGATTGAATTTAAATTTGACACTTTTGATGATAAAGAAGTATTAGAATATGTTCCGATCCTTTTCGGTGAGCCAGTTGATAATAAATTAATGATTAACGAAGAGGATGGTTCTGTAGATAAAATTAATATTAATTCAATCGGTGCATTTTGTTCTAATTCGTATAGATCGTTAGGTTTAGATTATACAGAAAATATGGGCAAGCCATTACGTTTTATCTCAATAAGATTACGTAATGATGTTTTCCAAAAATATATTTCAAAGTCAGAAAATATTCGTTCTCTTTTTAATTCAGAAAAAGAATACTTTATCTATGAAGAGTTTGATTCTAGTATGAAAGAGACTTTCAATAGATTATATGAAATTTCTGAAGATTCTGATTACGCACTAGATCACTTCGAAGTTTATGCTAAATTTTTAGTGACATCGTTCTTCACAAAAGTGAATGATAGAAAGACAATTAGTAAATCCAATAAATACACTTACCATTTAGATCCTGTATATAAGGCGAAGGAAATCTTAAAGGATAAAGCCAATACAAAAATCACCATCGATGAATTGTCTAAAGAATGTGGATTAAGTGGGAGCCGTTTAAGAGCATTATTTAAAGAAACATTCGGAATTACGATTCATCAATTCCAGCAAGATGAAAGATTAGAAACTTCTAGAAAAATGTTGTTGGAAGGAAATATGACAATCATGATGATTGCAATGGAATTAGGTTTCTCTAGTGCAAGTCATTTTACCATGGCATTTAAGAAACGATTTAATATCACTCCCAAAGAGTTTCAGAAAAAAGAATATGCAAGTAAACTTTCTGCATAG
- a CDS encoding helix-turn-helix domain-containing protein: MFNKSLNNALQKWAELLGGAVNNNIVTINNDKAIGTIEGFSISEDMDLLRYDFTILKPVHLKASGKEPFQDYEVPIYFGEPLSKSIKVMSNEDGTLTKMNTTSIGGFSSNAFTHLDCSNENNINKHMKLISVRVKNNAFEKYVNSTENIKKLFDTSKHFFVYEELDLSMRNIFNNLMDVDISTPFAKEHIEIYAKHLLATFFLRIEERKNIEASNTYNFHVEPVFKAKQILNDVKNENLNIDYLARECGLSGSRLRVLFKETFGITIHKYHHDIRLDESKKLLIEGQKSIMMIAMDLGFASASHFTTSFKKRYNTTPKDFQKSIFGNKIYA, encoded by the coding sequence ATGTTTAACAAGAGTTTAAATAATGCCTTACAAAAATGGGCCGAGTTATTAGGAGGAGCAGTGAATAACAATATTGTAACCATTAATAATGATAAAGCCATAGGAACAATAGAAGGCTTCTCAATATCTGAGGATATGGATTTATTGAGATATGATTTTACAATTCTTAAGCCTGTCCATTTAAAAGCATCTGGTAAAGAACCTTTTCAAGATTATGAAGTTCCTATTTATTTCGGGGAGCCCTTAAGTAAATCAATCAAAGTGATGAGTAATGAGGATGGTACGCTTACAAAAATGAATACCACTTCGATAGGTGGCTTTTCTTCTAACGCTTTCACCCACTTAGATTGTTCGAATGAAAATAATATCAATAAGCACATGAAGTTGATTTCTGTAAGAGTTAAGAACAATGCTTTTGAAAAGTATGTCAACTCAACAGAAAATATCAAAAAACTATTTGATACCTCTAAGCACTTCTTTGTATATGAAGAATTAGATTTAAGCATGAGAAACATCTTTAATAACCTTATGGATGTGGATATTTCAACTCCTTTTGCAAAAGAACATATAGAAATCTATGCTAAACACTTACTGGCGACATTCTTCTTAAGAATCGAAGAACGAAAGAATATTGAAGCCTCAAATACATATAACTTTCATGTCGAACCTGTTTTTAAAGCAAAACAGATATTGAATGATGTAAAAAATGAAAACCTCAATATCGATTACTTAGCAAGAGAATGTGGGTTAAGTGGTAGTAGATTAAGAGTGCTCTTTAAAGAAACTTTTGGTATTACGATTCATAAGTACCATCATGATATTCGATTGGATGAGTCAAAGAAACTATTAATCGAAGGGCAAAAATCGATCATGATGATTGCTATGGATTTAGGTTTTGCAAGTGCAAGTCATTTTACTACTTCATTTAAAAAGAGATACAATACCACCCCGAAAGATTTTCAGAAGAGTATTTTTGGGAATAAAATATATGCATAA
- a CDS encoding SDR family NAD(P)-dependent oxidoreductase → METLQPQSQSVLITGANGGMGKETTKLLAKKGYNRIVMACRTEGKAEKAKQEIVTEIQPYKVDGLEVAGGFDMNNPDEIEKAVNALPANKPFDVVFLQAGGVVFGKDFEFINYKGKKIERTIFQNTLGGYVTLFHLKRRGLLKPNARVIFAGGEGARGIPGMIEKPEFTSAQHLNQYVYGNVKSKYVDMNAMGVSKYSSAILVQKLAELYKDEFQTVWFTPGLTYGTNGLASKPAFERFIFEKIGFGIMAFFGLAQSPVAAAQKYVDAIEGKYGENGDVLGAPEKKMLGSISDQKPMNSSLTNQALIDEFYSIVVDTFGEIPKKEKATA, encoded by the coding sequence ATGGAAACATTACAACCTCAATCGCAATCAGTTCTTATCACCGGTGCAAATGGCGGAATGGGAAAAGAAACTACTAAACTATTAGCTAAAAAAGGATATAACAGAATTGTTATGGCTTGTAGAACTGAAGGTAAAGCCGAAAAAGCAAAACAGGAAATAGTTACAGAAATTCAGCCATACAAAGTAGATGGTTTAGAAGTAGCAGGAGGTTTTGATATGAACAATCCTGATGAAATTGAGAAAGCGGTAAATGCTTTACCTGCTAATAAACCTTTTGATGTGGTTTTTCTTCAAGCAGGGGGAGTTGTTTTTGGTAAAGATTTCGAGTTTATCAATTATAAAGGAAAGAAAATAGAAAGAACCATTTTCCAAAATACTCTTGGAGGTTACGTAACACTTTTTCATCTAAAAAGAAGAGGGTTATTGAAACCAAATGCCCGAGTGATATTTGCAGGAGGCGAAGGAGCAAGAGGAATTCCTGGAATGATTGAAAAACCTGAGTTTACTTCAGCACAACATCTAAATCAATATGTCTATGGTAATGTGAAATCAAAATATGTTGATATGAATGCCATGGGAGTAAGCAAGTACAGTTCTGCTATTTTAGTTCAGAAATTGGCGGAGTTATATAAGGATGAATTCCAAACGGTATGGTTTACGCCTGGTTTAACGTATGGTACCAATGGTTTGGCTTCTAAGCCTGCCTTTGAACGTTTTATATTCGAAAAAATCGGTTTTGGAATTATGGCTTTCTTCGGGTTAGCTCAAAGCCCAGTGGCTGCTGCACAAAAATATGTTGATGCTATTGAAGGAAAATATGGAGAAAATGGAGATGTATTAGGAGCACCAGAGAAAAAAATGTTAGGCTCAATATCAGATCAAAAACCAATGAATAGTTCATTGACAAACCAAGCTTTGATAGATGAGTTTTACTCTATTGTGGTAGATACTTTTGGTGAAATTCCAAAGAAAGAGAAAGCTACTGCATAG
- the hemN gene encoding oxygen-independent coproporphyrinogen III oxidase yields the protein MDNKTLIRKYNVPGPRYTSYPTVPYWDNDPTVEQWSEHVAQAFKASNAKDGISIYIHLPYCEKLCTFCGCNKRITINHSVEDSYIDALLKEWKMYVSIFGEEKAKIKEIHLGGGTPTFFSPENLQRLTKGIFEFAELHEDAEMGFEANPVNTTVEHLQALFDVGYTRISLGIQDFDPVVQKAINRVQSYEQVEFVTNEARRIGYTSVNFDLVFGLPFQKLECVKDTIAKSNALRPDRIAYYSYAHVPWTAPGQRGFSEEDLPSNEEKRALYEVGKEMFEKAGYVEIGMDHFALPTDGLAIAADKKALHRNFMGYAPTYTQLMVGLGCSSISDSWTSFAQNIKKVEDYKAVIEDGKLPIYRGHVLSEEDLLVRKHILNIMCHFETEWDDMTAQLPLFANLDEKLEEMQKDGLVIVNDRSLEVTEKGRPFVRNICMTLDARMLVAKPQSRIFSSTI from the coding sequence ATGGATAATAAGACACTAATTCGAAAATACAACGTTCCCGGACCAAGATACACCAGCTACCCTACTGTACCCTATTGGGATAATGACCCTACTGTAGAGCAATGGTCTGAACATGTTGCTCAAGCTTTTAAAGCAAGTAATGCAAAAGATGGTATCAGTATATACATTCATCTTCCTTATTGTGAGAAGCTATGTACTTTCTGCGGGTGTAACAAACGAATTACAATCAACCACTCGGTTGAAGATTCATATATCGATGCTTTACTAAAAGAATGGAAAATGTATGTTTCTATTTTTGGTGAGGAAAAAGCAAAAATCAAAGAAATTCATCTAGGGGGAGGAACTCCAACGTTCTTTAGCCCAGAAAACTTACAAAGGTTAACGAAAGGAATTTTTGAATTTGCTGAACTTCATGAAGATGCTGAGATGGGTTTTGAAGCCAACCCAGTAAATACAACAGTAGAACATTTACAAGCTCTTTTTGATGTTGGGTATACAAGAATTAGCTTAGGAATTCAAGATTTTGACCCAGTTGTTCAGAAAGCTATTAATAGAGTTCAATCTTACGAACAAGTAGAATTTGTGACCAATGAAGCAAGAAGAATTGGTTATACTTCTGTCAACTTTGATTTAGTATTTGGTTTGCCATTCCAAAAATTAGAATGTGTAAAAGATACTATCGCAAAGTCTAACGCTTTAAGACCTGATAGAATTGCTTACTATTCTTACGCACATGTACCTTGGACTGCTCCAGGACAACGTGGTTTTTCAGAAGAAGATTTACCTTCTAATGAAGAGAAAAGAGCATTGTATGAAGTAGGAAAAGAAATGTTTGAAAAGGCTGGCTATGTAGAAATTGGTATGGACCACTTTGCACTACCAACAGATGGGCTAGCAATCGCTGCTGATAAAAAAGCACTGCACCGTAATTTTATGGGTTATGCACCTACTTATACTCAATTAATGGTAGGTCTTGGATGTTCATCGATCTCAGATTCTTGGACTTCTTTTGCTCAAAATATTAAAAAGGTTGAAGACTATAAAGCTGTAATTGAAGATGGAAAATTACCTATCTATCGAGGACATGTTTTATCTGAAGAAGACTTATTGGTACGAAAGCATATTCTAAATATCATGTGTCACTTCGAAACAGAATGGGACGATATGACCGCTCAATTGCCTCTATTTGCGAATCTAGACGAAAAGCTAGAAGAAATGCAAAAAGATGGTTTAGTGATCGTAAATGATAGATCCTTAGAAGTAACAGAAAAAGGAAGACCTTTTGTAAGGAATATTTGCATGACGCTAGATGCGAGAATGTTGGTTGCAAAACCACAATCAAGAATTTTCTCATCAACAATATAA
- a CDS encoding PhzF family phenazine biosynthesis protein — MTLSIYQIDAFCEKIFKGNPAAVVPLENWIDEKLMQNIAMENNLAETVFFVFHKDHYQIRWFTPESEIRLCGHATLAAAHYLFEHTKYNDNKVVFKSHLSGELIVEKNENGLTLDFPSQKASAITKPLFIEKALGKTVQQCYEQGMFIVAELDSEEEVRSLTPDFNLINKESPDLGIIATAKGDNVDFVSRFFHPGIGINEDPVTGSAHTVLIPFWSEKLNKKHMIAHQISKRGGVLHCVDKGERVLISGKAVTYLKGEIFV, encoded by the coding sequence ATGACACTTTCAATCTATCAAATTGATGCTTTTTGTGAAAAAATTTTTAAAGGTAACCCTGCCGCTGTTGTTCCACTTGAAAATTGGATCGATGAAAAGCTGATGCAAAACATAGCAATGGAAAATAATTTAGCAGAAACGGTCTTCTTTGTTTTTCATAAAGATCACTATCAAATAAGATGGTTTACACCCGAAAGTGAGATCCGTTTATGTGGACATGCTACCCTGGCTGCTGCTCATTACTTATTCGAACACACAAAATATAATGACAATAAAGTTGTTTTCAAATCCCATTTAAGTGGTGAATTAATTGTAGAAAAAAATGAGAATGGATTAACGTTGGATTTCCCAAGTCAGAAAGCCAGTGCTATTACTAAACCTTTATTTATTGAGAAAGCATTAGGAAAAACAGTACAACAGTGTTATGAACAAGGTATGTTTATAGTTGCAGAATTAGACTCTGAAGAAGAAGTCCGTTCTCTAACTCCAGATTTCAATTTAATCAATAAAGAAAGTCCAGACTTAGGTATTATCGCTACAGCAAAAGGAGATAATGTTGATTTTGTTTCTAGATTTTTTCATCCTGGTATTGGTATCAATGAAGACCCTGTTACAGGATCAGCTCATACTGTTTTAATTCCTTTTTGGTCTGAAAAGCTAAATAAAAAGCACATGATTGCTCATCAAATTTCAAAAAGAGGTGGTGTATTACATTGTGTAGACAAGGGAGAAAGAGTATTGATATCAGGCAAAGCTGTTACATATTTAAAAGGAGAGATTTTCGTTTAG
- a CDS encoding DM13 domain-containing protein → MKKIIFSIIVLSLCFSTSCSKNEEPEPLDLSTLTPQDDDANSNNDAEEDTETGDMDENMEEEETEGLMGSFQGSAHPTSGDVKIVNDTVIMSDNFKSDDGPDLYIYLAQDVNGNGFIDLGTLKSTSGVQEYSVPAGVDYTKNKYVMVWCKKFNVLFGYAVVE, encoded by the coding sequence ATGAAAAAAATAATTTTCTCAATCATTGTTCTTTCATTATGCTTTTCAACTTCTTGTTCAAAGAATGAAGAGCCTGAGCCTTTAGACTTATCTACATTAACTCCTCAAGATGATGATGCCAACTCTAATAATGATGCGGAGGAAGATACTGAAACTGGGGATATGGATGAAAACATGGAAGAAGAAGAGACCGAAGGGTTAATGGGATCTTTTCAAGGAAGTGCCCATCCAACTTCAGGTGATGTGAAAATTGTCAACGACACCGTAATTATGTCAGATAATTTTAAATCTGATGATGGTCCAGATCTATACATTTACCTAGCACAAGATGTAAATGGAAACGGGTTTATTGATTTAGGGACCTTAAAAAGTACATCAGGAGTTCAAGAATACAGTGTTCCTGCTGGAGTAGATTACACCAAGAATAAATACGTTATGGTATGGTGTAAAAAGTTTAATGTACTCTTCGGCTATGCTGTAGTGGAATAA